The stretch of DNA CAAAAAGGAAGCGCTTCTGTGGAACATCTACGCCTACTGCATGTGGAAGAGCGGGCAGCGCGATAAAGCCATCAAAGTGCTCAACCGGGCCACCGAAAAACTCGAGAACGACGAGCGCACCGAGAAGAATCTCAAGGCGCTTCAGAACAACCGTAAGATGAAGATGCGAGGCTGGAACCTGATGTGGTATCAGTTCCACCTTGACCGGCCGCCGGCCCAGCGCCAGCAGGCTCAATTCCGTCGCCGTTAACCGTCCTCGAGCCTCGCCGCTCGACGCTTTATCCATCGAGAGTCCAGCGTATGTCCGAAGCGATCCCTGCCTCCGAGATTCCCGAGAACATCGGCCGCAACGATCCCTGCCCCTGCGGCAGCGAGAAAAAGTACAAGCGCTGCTGCCAGCGCACCCACCAGATCCAGAAAGAGAGCGAAAAGCAGAGCCGTCAGCCCCACCAGCTCATCGGCTCCAAGACCATCCCCTACAAGGTCTACAAGGTGCTGACCCAGGTCTTTGAGAGCAACGCGCTTGCCCTCTACTACGATCTGAGCCACGAGGCCGGCCCCTTCCGCCAGCGCTACCCCGAGAAGGGAGCCTTCATCGAAGCGGTAGACCAGGGCAATGACGCCATGGTCGCCGGTCCGGACTACGAGCTGCAGCACTTCCGCGTCGACGGTCCTGACGTCTACGTGGTGCTCACCCAGGGGCAGAACGACCCGCGCGTCGAAGAAGTCCAGGTTGACGTGATCACCCTTCGACCCAACGAACTCGACGCCGAAGGCAACGCGCGCGAAGCCGACTACCGGGGCTTCCGCATCTGGGATGTGCAGCGCCACACCGTCAACAAAGACGAGTTCACCAGCGCGACCCACCCCGACTTAAGCAAGCTCGGTGTGACCTGGAAAGCGGCCAACTAAGCCCTTTTCTACAGCCCCCGGAGCGCTTTACCTGGACCAGGCAATGCGCTCGAGACCCGCCGGACTCCCATGTCCGGCGGGTTTTTTGATCGGTTTAAGACCTCCCCTCTTTGCGCCAGGGGGGAGCCGAAATGCTCCTCGCTATTCCCACTACAACGCCCTCGCCCTCGTTCAGGACAGCACAAACAAAAAAGCCCGCCCGGCGTAAAACGCCGGGCGGGCTTTTTGTAGGCCTTTTGAAGGCCTACGCACATGCAGTCCGTCAATCCACCTGACTGACCTGCTCCCAGAACTCGGGGCTCACATTGGTGGAGGTGCCCCAGTGCTCTTTGTCCCAGCGCTCGCGATGCGCACGGAACCAGGCCACGGAATCCTGCAGCCAACGGCTGGCCAGCGGATGGTCCGCGCTCACGTCGTTGAGTTCACGCACGTCCTCGCGCCGATCAAAGAGTTTGAACTGGCCGGCGCGCAGGTAAATCTTCCAGTGCGCCACCTGCATGCCGTAATGAAGCTGATACTGCGTGGCCACCGCCGGATTGGGATAGCCGCCGTGCTGCCCGTACATCACCGGCAGCAGGTTCATCCCCTGCTTCTCCTCCGGATGCGCCAGCCCCAGGAGCGCGGTGACGGTAGGCAGCACGTCGACCACATCGGCACCGGACTTCACCACCCGCTCCTGCGGGAGTTTCGAATAATGGAAGATCAGCGGAACGTGGACCATCTCCTGATGCACGTTATGGCCATGGCCCACGCTGCCATGCTCCCAGAACTCTTCCCCGTGGTCCGAGGTCACCACCACCAACGTCTCATCCCAGATCCCCATGCGCTCCAACTCGGCGCGCAGGTGCCCAAAGGCGTTATCGTTGTAGGTGATTTCGTTCTTGTAGAGGTTGATGATCCGTTGCTTATCCCGCTCGCTCACCGGGAGTCTCTTGCCTTTGACCAGTCCCAGGTCCTCGCCAGAGATATAGCGCTGGAAGCGACCATTGTAGGGCTCGGTGTCATAGAGGCCGATGTACTCCTGGTGACGCCGATAGGTCACATGCGGATCGATCGTACCCAGGTAGAGGAAGAAGGGATTCTCGAGATTATTCTCGGCCCACCCCAGCCCCTGGCGCGCCATGAACATGCCGTCGAGACCGGTCTGCTCATGGATGTTGTTCTGGTAGAAGTCCCAGCCCCGGCGCAGGTTGAGCAGATGAGAGGCGTACCCGTTGCTGGAGTACATCGCGGTGCGGTAGTTCGCGTCTTTAAAGAACTGCTGAATGACCCGCACATTGTCGCGCACCTTCCCTCGTCCGGCCACCCCGTGGCGGTTGGGGTAAAGCCCGCTGAAGAGCGATGCATGACTCGCCCGTGACTCCGTGCCCTGAACGTAGGCGAGTTCAAAACTCACGCCCTCATCGGCCAGGCGCTTCAGGTTGGGCGCCTGCACGTCGGTGTCGAAGTGAATCGGCAGAAAGTCCGCCCGGAGAGTGTCGATTACCCAGAACACCACATAGCGGGGAGGCTCGATCGCCTCGGGCATCGCCGGCAACTCGCCGGGGCGAACCAGGCGCGCGCCCTTCAGGGTCAGCGGTGCCTGGCATGCGTCATCGGCGATGATCTCCAGCCGGGCGATCTGATCGTCGTCGACCGGGAGCTTCCAGGACGTGGATTGCTCCGCACCACGCTCGGGCACCAGCGCGCGCCCATCCTCCAGCGCCGCGCGGACCTTACCCTGCCCTTCTTCAACCTCTAGACGAACCTGCGGACCACACCCCGGCTCGGCCCGAAGATCGAGCTGCAGGTGCGCATCCTGATGGGCCCAGACCAGCCAGCTCAGCCCCTCACCGGCAGCCAGGCGAACCTCGCCCTGCCCCAGGTTGTGCTGGTGTGGCGCGAGTTCGGCGAGCGGCGTGTTTTCCAGACCAGCCTCACCCGGCGTCGGGGCGGCCTCGCCACCCGGAGCCGCAGCCGTCCCTTCTCCCACAGCCTGCTCCGCTGACGCATCACTCCCACCGGAGCCTGCCCCCTCATCCTCGAGACTCGGCGTGGCGACTTCCTGCGGAAGCGCCGCTCCAAAGCGTGCCCAGGCAAGACCTCCACCGGAGAGCTGGCCGTCGATACGGCCCATGTTGGAGAAGGTCAGCACCAATGCGTTGTCGGCGCGCACTGGCGCCCCCTGAAGCGAGAGGCGCACGGTTTGCCACCCCTCCTCCAGCGCAACCGTCTCCAGCGCATGTCCGTTAAGCGCGACCTGAAGCTCGTTATGACCTCGCGCGGGATTGAACACCCGCAGCGCCAACTCCTCGATCTCCCCGCCCGGAGCCGGCAGCCAGATACTGGCCTTCCGTCCCCGGGTGCCCGAGACCCTTCCCCCCTCCACATCGGCCCCCACAATCCACTCCCGACCATGATTGCCGTGAACGTAGCGCATGAAATCGAGCTCACGGGCGTCGATCCAGTACGCGCGCTCCTGCCCATCGCGGGTCACACGATGCGCCAGGGGACGGTTCTGCAGAAGATCAAAGGCGGTGTAGTGAGGGGCGTCCAGGTTGGGCAGGGGCGGATCGATCTCAGGAACTCCGCTCTGAGGTTCGAGCGTCGGATCGGCCACGCGTTTGAGTTCCTGCTGATGTGCGGAAACCTGCTCCGGAGAGCGGCTACTACAAGCCACAGTGGTGCCGGCGGCGAGCAGCAGCGCGGCGAGGGAGAGCCGATGAGGCCACGTCGTCGATATCATGATGCGTTCTTTCTCAAATGGGGCGCGCGGCCCGGCGTATCCCTGGCCGCGCGTCAACGGGCTACTGCTGGAGGGTCGTTCGGTTAAAGCTCGAGGTCACAAGGCCAGCGCGGCGAAGTCCCACACCGCTGGAGCGCACCAGATCGTTGATCGTTACTGTCGTACGTATCGCGTCAACAATCACAGTCCCGCGGGTGAAGAAGTCGGGGCCACCAGGACGCACCGGCGGAATCACAACGCTATGGCTAAACGCGCTGTTATCCCCCTGGGGGCCCATCGCCCAGACGTCCCAACTGCGCTCCTCGCCGACCATGCGCACCCGATAGATCGGTCCGGCGTCGGCGTCAATCGACAGCGTGCGCTGACCACGGTTGGCGCTGAGCGTTGAGGCTCCCGGGAAGGTTCCCAGCCGGGTGGTCGTGCCCAGCGACTGCCCATTCCACAACGCCGCCGAGAAGTCGGTCGCCAGCGTATTGCCCTCGGCGCTAAACGCCAGCGCGAGCAACGCGTAGCGGCCACCGACGGTGGTGCCATAAGGCGGCGCCATAAAGAGCGTACGCGGGTCCGGGCGGCCGTCTTCATCCTCGTCGGTGGTCGCACTGATGCCCAGCGGCACAAAGCCCGGACCATCGAGTTGCACGCCGCCGACCAGAACGGCCACTGACGCCGCATCGCTACCCAACTGCGGGAAGTTCGAGATGTTCACCGCCGTCGACAGACGCTGGCGCACCGAAGGCGCCAGGTCCTCTTCTGGAAAATTCCGGTAATCGGGCAGCCACTCATCGGTATCACCGTTGTTGTTGATATCCGAAACATCGAGCGCCCGGGGAAGCGCCGCCATCAGCATCGGCTGCTGAGCGTGATCAAAGCGGCTAAAGAGGGGCAGCAACACCCCGATTGCCTGGTTCACGTTTTCGGGAGGCGATGTGAACACGCTGAGCAGATCTCTGAAGGGGACCCTGCCCGCCAGTCCCCAGGCAAGGCGCGCACCGGCGGCGCCCTGCACGTAGTAAGTCTGCTTCGCGTCGATCTGCAGGCCTCCGAGGCGGCCGTAAGCCACCAGACCACCGGGCAAAGGCACGTCCGCGCCGCCCATCCCCGGGATCTCAATCCGAGTCGTGAAGGTGTCGCCCAACAGCCGGGTCAGGTCCAGGTCCAGCAAATCACCGGCGACGCTCGCTCCCGCCAGCCCCACATTAATATCTCCCGACGTGTTCAGCTGGCTGAGATCAAAGGAGCCGGTAAAGCCGGCCGCAGGCCCGCTACCCGAGCGTGGCGAGACGGGAAGGCGGATGTCGCGCGCCTCGACTCCCTGCACCGTGAGGTAGTTGTACGCGGGATGAAACACCGAGACTTCATAGGCACCTTCGACGCGCTCAAAGAGCGCCAGGCCCTCGTCATCGGTGGTGGCTTGCTGGTCCCCGATCTCCACCTGGGCGCCGCTGAGCGGACGCCCGGTTTCCATATCCAATGCAACAACCCGGATCACATCTCCGGGCACCAACCCACTGTTGGTAAACGTCGACCTCCCGTTGCACTGAATCGGGTCCCCGCCAGCGAGCACGGCACTAACTTCGGTGGTGCCAGCGCCGGTACCACCGACCAGGTAGTTGCCATCGATCGCCGCCACAGCGCTGTTGGTGGACGACCAGATGAAACTCGCCGCCACGCCATTGCCGTCTTCATCCAGGGCAAACGCCTCCAGGGCAATGCGCTCATTGGGGGCAATGAGCCGGCCGCCGGTAATCATGATGCAAGAGTGGGTAAGCGGCGGGTCAATGCACTGCCCCATGTCACAGAGCTGCCCTTCCTCGCAGGTGTCGTTGCCCCGACAGAGGCGCTCCTGGCAGACCTCGCCCACACACTCGGCGCGAGGGCCGCAGTCATCATCGGTGCTGCACTCCGGAGTGAACTGGCAGACCCCGGCAATGCACTGCTCCTGAGGGCCGCAGTCATCACCAAAGGTGCACTCGGGCCGCTCCACGCAGCTCTCTTCCACACAGATTTCGGAGGGACGACAATCCAAATCCTCGTTGCATTCAGGACCAGCCACACACTCGCCGGCCTGGCACAACTCGTTGGTGCCGCACTCATCGTTGAGCAAACATCCGCGGCACTGCCCCTCGTCACAGATGAGCCCGTCGCATTGCGCATCCGACTCGCAGACCTCCGGCACGCAGCGGCATCCGAGCTGCACGCTGCCCTCGTCGCAGGAAAGCTCGCAGGCGATGTTCACACATACGCCCACTTCCAGGTCGCACACCGCGCGCTCACAGGTGTCCGAGTCCGCTGAATCGGCCTCGCAGACCCCGCTGCCGCAATCGAGGTCACTCTCACAGGCGATTGGCGTCACATCAGCGTCGTCGCCATCGGCATCCGGGATATCGTCACCGACACAGATGCTGCCAACGCACTGCCCGCCCTCGGGACACTGATCATCGGTCTGACAATGCTGACCGATGGCGGTGCGCCCACAGGAGGCTGCCATCACACAGAACGCGCCGACCACGAGCGTGCGCAGAAGAGAAGAATACGAAGAGGTCGCCAGGTTCATGGGCTTGCGCCTTGGAAAACGGTTCATCAGCAAACACGATCAGATGCGCCGAGTGTAGTGAATTCGGTGCAGAGATTCCATGTTCGAATCAGGCACTTAGATCATAAAGCGCTGGCGTTTACTG from Lujinxingia litoralis encodes:
- a CDS encoding YecA family protein — its product is MSEAIPASEIPENIGRNDPCPCGSEKKYKRCCQRTHQIQKESEKQSRQPHQLIGSKTIPYKVYKVLTQVFESNALALYYDLSHEAGPFRQRYPEKGAFIEAVDQGNDAMVAGPDYELQHFRVDGPDVYVVLTQGQNDPRVEEVQVDVITLRPNELDAEGNAREADYRGFRIWDVQRHTVNKDEFTSATHPDLSKLGVTWKAAN
- a CDS encoding sulfatase family protein; amino-acid sequence: MISTTWPHRLSLAALLLAAGTTVACSSRSPEQVSAHQQELKRVADPTLEPQSGVPEIDPPLPNLDAPHYTAFDLLQNRPLAHRVTRDGQERAYWIDARELDFMRYVHGNHGREWIVGADVEGGRVSGTRGRKASIWLPAPGGEIEELALRVFNPARGHNELQVALNGHALETVALEEGWQTVRLSLQGAPVRADNALVLTFSNMGRIDGQLSGGGLAWARFGAALPQEVATPSLEDEGAGSGGSDASAEQAVGEGTAAAPGGEAAPTPGEAGLENTPLAELAPHQHNLGQGEVRLAAGEGLSWLVWAHQDAHLQLDLRAEPGCGPQVRLEVEEGQGKVRAALEDGRALVPERGAEQSTSWKLPVDDDQIARLEIIADDACQAPLTLKGARLVRPGELPAMPEAIEPPRYVVFWVIDTLRADFLPIHFDTDVQAPNLKRLADEGVSFELAYVQGTESRASHASLFSGLYPNRHGVAGRGKVRDNVRVIQQFFKDANYRTAMYSSNGYASHLLNLRRGWDFYQNNIHEQTGLDGMFMARQGLGWAENNLENPFFLYLGTIDPHVTYRRHQEYIGLYDTEPYNGRFQRYISGEDLGLVKGKRLPVSERDKQRIINLYKNEITYNDNAFGHLRAELERMGIWDETLVVVTSDHGEEFWEHGSVGHGHNVHQEMVHVPLIFHYSKLPQERVVKSGADVVDVLPTVTALLGLAHPEEKQGMNLLPVMYGQHGGYPNPAVATQYQLHYGMQVAHWKIYLRAGQFKLFDRREDVRELNDVSADHPLASRWLQDSVAWFRAHRERWDKEHWGTSTNVSPEFWEQVSQVD